A genomic window from Pseudomonadales bacterium includes:
- a CDS encoding DUF465 domain-containing protein codes for MDNAEIERWLEELRLEHRDLDEVIGHLVEARHPDNMRIQRLKKRKLKLKDMIARLESELIPDLDA; via the coding sequence GTGGACAACGCCGAAATCGAGCGCTGGCTTGAGGAACTGAGATTGGAACATCGCGATCTGGACGAAGTGATCGGCCACCTGGTTGAGGCCCGGCACCCGGACAACATGCGGATCCAGCGTCTCAAGAAACGCAAACTGAAGCTCAAGGATATGATCGCCCGTCTCGAGAGCGAACTGATCCCAGATCTCGACGCGTGA
- a CDS encoding molecular chaperone DnaJ, whose translation MLIALAGLMAAVAFVVLVRLLWLSARPARSTTMITAAAAVLVIGLAILAATGRLHWIVAVGAALLPFLKRAISLLRYLPWIKGAFGAYQQTRGNSNTGTANGDLSVEDACRILGLGSHPTRDEVIAAHRSLMQKLHPDRGGSTYLAQQLNDAKRVLLKHIG comes from the coding sequence ATGCTGATTGCCCTGGCGGGTCTCATGGCTGCGGTGGCCTTTGTTGTGCTTGTCCGGCTGTTGTGGCTCTCGGCGCGTCCTGCCCGCTCCACCACGATGATCACTGCTGCGGCTGCTGTCCTGGTTATCGGGCTGGCGATCCTGGCAGCTACCGGTCGTCTGCACTGGATCGTGGCGGTCGGAGCAGCCCTCCTCCCCTTCCTCAAACGCGCGATCTCTCTCCTGCGCTATCTGCCCTGGATCAAAGGGGCCTTTGGTGCCTATCAGCAGACTCGTGGAAACTCCAACACCGGCACAGCGAATGGAGACCTGTCTGTCGAAGACGCCTGCCGGATTCTGGGTCTGGGTTCCCACCCGACCCGTGATGAAGTGATTGCCGCCCATCGCAGCCTCATGCAGAAGCTGCACCCGGATCGGGGAGGATCGACGTACCTCGCGCAGCAGCTCAACGACGCCAAGCGGGTTCTGCTCAAGCACATCGGGTAA
- a CDS encoding PilZ domain-containing protein, translating to MATPPADSERRSHPRYAAGSIKVSLRPRGALSKFSAELLDFNRHGLAVRFDRPMPKDKLVFLSLHCADLHLDQVVGVIHNCFAQEDGYRCGIRFRTQSALQFDREQVESALLDFESLLTDFRKIAAQG from the coding sequence ATGGCCACCCCACCTGCTGACAGCGAGCGTCGATCCCACCCGCGTTACGCGGCGGGTTCGATCAAGGTGTCGCTGCGACCCCGGGGTGCGCTGTCAAAATTTTCCGCTGAACTGCTGGATTTCAATCGACACGGTCTGGCTGTGCGCTTTGATCGACCGATGCCGAAAGACAAGCTCGTGTTCCTGAGTCTGCACTGCGCTGATCTGCATCTGGATCAGGTTGTGGGTGTGATCCACAACTGTTTCGCACAGGAAGACGGATACCGCTGCGGCATCCGATTCAGGACGCAGTCCGCGCTGCAGTTTGATCGGGAACAGGTCGAGTCCGCGCTACTTGATTTCGAATCGTTGCTTACCGATTTCAGGAAGATAGCCGCGCAGGGCTAG
- a CDS encoding TerB family tellurite resistance protein produces the protein MWLSTLSVAQRQALLGLAHNVIVSDGLLDPNEEGMLDDFKREMDLHPSREAEYLELSGIEDVFSSRRSRIVALLNLLRLSYADGAFEIEEECVLREISRAFHIPDAEFMLLDNWVRRHLALEEEARALMGP, from the coding sequence ATGTGGCTCTCAACCCTGTCGGTCGCTCAGCGCCAGGCATTGCTGGGCCTCGCGCACAACGTCATTGTCTCCGATGGTCTGCTCGACCCGAACGAAGAAGGCATGCTCGATGACTTCAAACGGGAGATGGATCTGCATCCGTCCCGGGAAGCCGAGTATCTGGAACTGTCCGGTATCGAGGACGTGTTCAGTTCGCGCAGATCCAGGATCGTGGCTCTGCTGAACCTGCTTCGCCTGAGTTATGCCGACGGTGCTTTCGAAATCGAAGAAGAGTGTGTGCTCCGGGAGATCAGTCGGGCGTTTCACATCCCCGATGCCGAGTTCATGCTTCTCGATAACTGGGTAAGACGCCACCTGGCCCTCGAAGAGGAAGCACGGGCGCTGATGGGCCCCTAG
- a CDS encoding 3-deoxy-7-phosphoheptulonate synthase, producing the protein MTKLENLNIASSEVLITPEQLKLRLPASRATEAGVQAARDTIRKILAREDPRLLVVVGPCSIHDPVAAMDYARRLVRLAAEVEDQLFLVMRAYFEKPRTTIGWKGLINDPYLDDSFRIADGLEIARRLLLEIAELGLPLSTEALDPITPQYLQDLIAWSAIGARTTESQTHREMASGLSSAVGFKNGTDGGLEVALNALQSVSHPHNFLGISGSGQVSVLQTRGNPDAHIVLRGGSQGPNYDAASIARCEQALERAGMRQNIMVDCSHANSEKDHNRQPLVAREVVEQIRSGNRSLIGLMIESNLAAGNQKLSADRAQMAYGVSVTDACIDWNTTATLLKEMALSLAKVLPARCAAAA; encoded by the coding sequence ATGACAAAGCTGGAAAACCTGAATATCGCCTCTTCCGAGGTACTGATCACGCCGGAGCAGCTGAAATTGCGGCTGCCTGCTTCCAGGGCCACGGAGGCCGGGGTGCAGGCCGCTCGCGACACTATCCGGAAGATTCTCGCCAGGGAAGATCCGCGACTGCTGGTGGTGGTAGGCCCCTGCTCTATCCACGATCCGGTCGCGGCCATGGACTACGCCCGGCGGCTGGTGCGTCTGGCGGCAGAGGTTGAGGACCAGCTGTTCCTCGTCATGCGCGCTTACTTCGAAAAGCCCCGGACCACCATCGGCTGGAAGGGTTTGATCAACGATCCCTACCTGGATGACAGTTTCCGTATAGCCGACGGGCTCGAAATTGCCCGGCGCCTGCTCCTGGAGATCGCTGAACTTGGCCTGCCACTGAGCACGGAAGCGCTGGATCCCATCACCCCGCAGTACCTGCAGGATCTCATCGCCTGGTCTGCGATCGGGGCGCGCACGACCGAATCCCAGACGCACCGCGAGATGGCTTCCGGGCTCAGTTCCGCGGTGGGCTTCAAAAATGGCACGGATGGCGGGCTCGAGGTTGCGCTGAACGCGCTCCAGTCTGTCTCCCATCCGCACAATTTTCTCGGCATCAGCGGCAGCGGACAGGTCTCAGTACTGCAGACCCGGGGCAACCCGGATGCGCACATCGTGCTGCGCGGCGGCAGTCAGGGCCCCAACTACGACGCCGCGAGTATCGCCCGCTGCGAGCAGGCGCTGGAGCGCGCCGGTATGCGGCAGAACATCATGGTCGACTGCAGTCATGCGAACTCTGAGAAGGACCACAACCGTCAGCCGCTTGTCGCCCGTGAGGTCGTAGAACAGATCAGGTCGGGTAACCGTTCGCTGATTGGCCTGATGATTGAGAGCAATCTGGCCGCGGGCAATCAGAAGCTGAGCGCCGACAGAGCGCAGATGGCCTATGGAGTCTCCGTGACGGATGCCTGCATCGACTGGAACACCACGGCAACGCTGCTCAAGGAGATGGCCCTCAGCCTTGCGAAGGTGCTGCCCGCGCGCTGTGCGGCCGCTGCCTGA
- the nfuA gene encoding Fe-S biogenesis protein NfuA, translated as MIEISAPAQDFLRELLAKQDDKNVGIRVFVAQPGTPHAETCIAYCRPGEEQSGDLPVAYEGFTAWFEERSMPYLEDALVDYQQDQMGGQLTIKAPNARVPRVGPDAPLEDRINYILHNEINPGLAAHGGMVTLVELVEDSVAVLEFGGGCQGCSAVDITLKNGVERSLLEQIPELTAVRDVTDHSERENAYYR; from the coding sequence ATGATCGAAATTTCCGCGCCGGCACAGGATTTTTTGCGCGAATTACTTGCCAAGCAGGATGACAAGAACGTCGGTATCCGGGTGTTCGTAGCGCAACCCGGTACTCCCCATGCGGAAACCTGTATCGCCTATTGCCGCCCGGGGGAGGAGCAGTCGGGAGACCTTCCCGTCGCTTACGAAGGGTTCACCGCATGGTTCGAAGAGCGCAGCATGCCTTATCTCGAAGATGCGCTGGTGGACTATCAGCAGGATCAGATGGGGGGGCAGCTCACGATCAAGGCGCCAAACGCCCGGGTACCCAGGGTGGGCCCGGATGCACCCCTGGAAGATCGCATCAACTACATCCTCCACAACGAGATCAACCCCGGCCTGGCCGCACACGGCGGCATGGTGACCCTGGTTGAACTGGTGGAGGACTCGGTCGCCGTGCTGGAGTTCGGCGGCGGCTGCCAGGGCTGCTCGGCAGTGGACATCACACTCAAGAACGGCGTCGAGCGCTCCCTGCTCGAGCAGATTCCGGAGCTGACTGCGGTGCGTGACGTGACAGACCACAGCGAAAGGGAAAACGCCTACTACCGCTGA
- the metH gene encoding methionine synthase, producing MTARSTHLLEAALRRRIHILDGAYGTQFQALRLEEEDFRGEAFAGHSSPVKGNHDLLCLTRPEAVAEAHREYLRAGADIIKTNSFTATRIAQADYRLEDRVAEMNRAAARIARSVADEFSTREHPRYVAGVLGPTNRTASLSPDVNDPGARNVTFAALAADYRDAAIALLEGGADLLLLETVFDTLNAKAAVYALLDLQAESGRRIPLMISGTITDASGRTLSGQTCEAFWYSLQHANPMSFGFNCALGADQLRPYVERLGRIATVNVSVHPNAGLPNEFGGYDETPETMARVLGEYADDGLVNIVGGCCGTTPEHIAALRDRVLGATPRKLRRPAPRLSLSGLEPFIREEGSLFINVGERTNVTGSARFEKLIKEENYDAALKVARQQVENGAQIIDINMDEGMLDSQAAMVKFLNLVAAEPDIARVPVMVDSSKWEVIEAGLRCIQGKPVVNSISLKEGEGAFLRCARLCRAYGAAVVVMAFDESGQADSFERKVQICERSYRLLTEAVGFPPEDIIFDPNIFAIGTGIDEHRGYAVDFIRACEWIRQNLPHASTSGGVSNVSFSFRGNNGIREAIHTVFLYHAIRAGLTMGIVNAGQLGLYEDIPDDLRERVEDLVLNRRADATERLLAVAQDHAGAGMRQSGPDLSWRETSVEKRLAHALVHGITEFIIEDTEAARLNAARPIEVIEGPLMEGMNRVGDLFGAGKMFLPQVVKSARVMKQAVAHLVPFIEAEQGDTPKAKAKIVMATVKGDVHDIGKNIVGVVLRCNNYDVVDLGVMVPTEKILEAARREQADIIGLSGLITPSLDEMVYVAAEMERQGFAIPLLIGGATTSKAHTAVKIEPAYRRGATVYVTDASRSVKVASSLISEELRGDFIESLRVEYDEVRTRTEARGSARKLLTLDEARGLAPVLDWETYSPPVPRQPGVHTIDVSLETLVPYIDWTPFFMTWELAGKYPKILDDAVVGSAARELFRDASEMLQTIIADGRMVARGVVGLWPCNRVGDEELAVYSDESRTTEIARLQHLRQQTVKPDENPNYSLADFIAPPPHADYIGGFAVTSGSGIELLLADHAEDDYACIMIKALADRLAEAFAEYLHREVRLKYWGYARGENLGYDALVREEYQGIRPAPGYPACPEHSEKETLFRLLEAEARTGIRLTESYAMDPAASVSGWFLSHPQARYFGIGKIGSDQVADYARRKAVDIATAQRLLRPLL from the coding sequence TTGACTGCTCGATCGACCCATCTTCTGGAAGCTGCGCTGCGCCGCCGTATTCATATCCTCGACGGCGCGTACGGCACCCAGTTCCAGGCGCTGCGCCTCGAAGAGGAGGATTTTCGTGGCGAGGCCTTCGCCGGGCATTCGTCTCCTGTGAAAGGCAATCACGACCTGCTCTGTCTGACCCGGCCGGAAGCCGTTGCCGAGGCCCATCGAGAGTATCTGCGCGCGGGTGCAGATATCATTAAAACCAACAGTTTCACGGCTACCCGCATCGCCCAGGCCGACTATCGGCTCGAGGACCGGGTTGCTGAAATGAACCGGGCAGCTGCCCGGATTGCCCGCAGCGTAGCAGATGAATTCTCCACCCGGGAGCACCCCCGTTATGTTGCCGGGGTACTCGGTCCCACCAACAGGACCGCAAGTCTGTCACCGGACGTCAACGATCCGGGTGCGCGCAATGTAACCTTCGCCGCCCTGGCGGCCGACTACCGGGATGCGGCAATCGCACTGCTGGAAGGCGGCGCGGATCTGCTGCTGCTGGAGACTGTGTTCGACACGCTGAACGCCAAGGCCGCGGTTTATGCATTGCTGGATCTGCAGGCGGAATCGGGTCGCCGGATTCCATTGATGATTTCCGGAACCATTACCGATGCCAGCGGCAGAACGCTGTCCGGACAGACATGCGAAGCATTCTGGTACTCCCTGCAACACGCCAACCCGATGTCGTTCGGCTTCAACTGTGCCCTCGGTGCAGATCAGCTGAGGCCCTACGTGGAGCGACTTGGTCGCATTGCGACGGTCAATGTAAGCGTGCACCCGAACGCGGGCCTGCCGAACGAGTTCGGCGGCTACGATGAAACGCCGGAGACCATGGCGCGGGTCCTGGGCGAATACGCCGACGACGGCCTGGTCAATATCGTGGGTGGCTGCTGTGGCACGACACCCGAGCACATTGCAGCGCTGCGGGATCGGGTTCTTGGCGCCACACCGAGAAAGCTGCGCCGTCCTGCCCCCCGACTCAGCCTCAGCGGACTTGAACCCTTCATCCGGGAAGAAGGCAGTCTCTTCATCAACGTGGGCGAGCGTACCAATGTCACAGGTTCGGCCCGTTTCGAGAAACTGATCAAAGAGGAAAATTATGATGCAGCGTTGAAAGTTGCGCGTCAGCAGGTCGAAAACGGTGCCCAGATCATCGACATCAACATGGACGAAGGCATGCTCGATTCCCAGGCCGCCATGGTGAAGTTTCTCAATCTGGTCGCGGCGGAACCCGATATCGCCCGGGTACCTGTCATGGTGGACTCCAGCAAATGGGAGGTCATCGAAGCCGGACTGAGGTGCATTCAGGGTAAACCGGTGGTCAACTCAATCAGTCTCAAGGAAGGCGAAGGCGCATTTCTTCGCTGCGCCAGGCTGTGCCGGGCCTATGGTGCGGCCGTGGTCGTTATGGCCTTCGACGAATCCGGTCAGGCCGACAGTTTCGAGCGCAAAGTCCAGATCTGTGAGCGCTCCTACCGGCTGCTCACGGAAGCGGTCGGTTTTCCCCCGGAGGACATCATCTTTGATCCCAATATCTTCGCCATTGGCACCGGGATCGATGAGCATCGCGGTTATGCCGTGGATTTCATTCGCGCCTGTGAATGGATCAGACAGAACCTTCCCCATGCGTCTACTTCGGGGGGTGTCAGCAATGTGTCTTTCTCTTTTCGGGGCAACAATGGCATCCGGGAAGCGATACACACGGTATTCCTGTACCACGCGATCAGAGCCGGGCTCACCATGGGCATAGTGAATGCCGGTCAGCTCGGGCTTTACGAAGACATTCCCGATGATCTGCGCGAGCGGGTGGAAGACCTGGTGCTGAACCGGCGGGCAGATGCTACTGAACGACTGCTGGCGGTTGCCCAGGATCACGCCGGGGCAGGTATGCGTCAGAGCGGGCCGGATCTGAGCTGGCGGGAGACTTCAGTCGAGAAACGCCTGGCCCACGCGCTGGTACACGGCATTACGGAATTCATCATAGAAGACACGGAAGCCGCCCGACTGAATGCGGCACGACCCATCGAGGTCATCGAGGGGCCGCTGATGGAGGGCATGAACCGGGTCGGTGATCTCTTCGGTGCAGGTAAAATGTTTCTGCCTCAGGTGGTCAAGAGCGCCCGGGTGATGAAACAGGCGGTCGCTCATCTCGTGCCCTTCATCGAGGCAGAACAGGGGGACACACCCAAAGCCAAAGCGAAAATCGTGATGGCTACGGTTAAGGGAGACGTGCACGACATCGGCAAGAACATCGTGGGTGTGGTGCTGCGCTGTAACAACTATGACGTCGTCGATCTCGGGGTCATGGTTCCTACCGAGAAAATCCTCGAGGCTGCCCGGCGGGAGCAGGCCGACATCATCGGCCTGTCCGGCCTGATCACGCCTTCACTCGACGAAATGGTGTATGTGGCGGCAGAGATGGAGCGCCAGGGCTTCGCAATACCCCTGCTGATCGGTGGCGCGACCACCTCCAAGGCTCATACCGCGGTGAAGATCGAGCCGGCCTACAGGCGTGGCGCCACCGTCTATGTTACCGATGCATCCCGCAGCGTGAAGGTTGCCTCGAGTCTGATATCCGAGGAGCTGCGCGGCGACTTCATCGAGTCGCTGAGAGTCGAGTACGATGAGGTTCGTACCCGTACCGAAGCACGGGGCAGTGCGCGGAAATTGCTCACACTCGATGAGGCCAGGGGACTGGCGCCGGTGCTCGACTGGGAGACCTATTCGCCGCCGGTACCCCGTCAGCCGGGTGTCCATACAATTGATGTGTCCCTCGAGACTCTGGTGCCCTACATCGACTGGACGCCCTTCTTCATGACCTGGGAGCTGGCGGGCAAGTACCCGAAGATCCTCGACGATGCGGTGGTCGGTAGCGCAGCACGCGAACTCTTCAGGGATGCTTCCGAAATGCTGCAGACGATCATCGCCGATGGCAGGATGGTGGCACGCGGCGTTGTCGGGCTCTGGCCCTGTAATCGGGTCGGTGATGAAGAACTGGCCGTCTACTCGGATGAATCCAGAACCACCGAGATTGCACGCCTGCAGCATCTGCGACAGCAGACGGTCAAGCCGGATGAGAATCCGAATTATTCGCTTGCCGACTTTATCGCCCCACCGCCTCATGCAGACTATATAGGCGGTTTCGCAGTGACTTCGGGATCGGGAATCGAGCTTCTCCTGGCAGATCATGCAGAGGACGATTACGCCTGCATCATGATCAAAGCGCTGGCAGATAGACTGGCGGAAGCCTTTGCCGAGTATCTGCACAGGGAGGTACGGTTGAAGTACTGGGGTTACGCCCGGGGAGAAAACCTCGGCTACGATGCGCTCGTGCGTGAAGAATACCAGGGTATCCGCCCTGCACCCGGTTATCCGGCGTGTCCCGAGCACAGTGAGAAGGAGACGCTCTTCAGGCTGCTCGAAGCCGAAGCGCGTACGGGTATCCGACTGACAGAGAGTTATGCGATGGACCCGGCGGCGTCCGTTTCAGGTTGGTTCCTGTCCCACCCCCAGGCCAGGTATTTCGGTATCGGCAAGATCGGCTCGGACCAGGTGGCCGACTATGCCCGCCGGAAGGCCGTCGATATAGCAACGGCACAGCGACTGCTGCGGCCACTGCTTTAG
- a CDS encoding cation:proton antiporter, with translation MPDSGIVESFFLIFTGAAVLATAALYTRQPLLVAYIAIGCLLGPHGLKLVADPDVLSEIAEIGIIFLLFLVGLDLPPAKLRNMAGEGLLTALVSTGVFFLVGFALMLGFGFSTSDAVITGIAVTFSSTIIGIKLLPTTVLHHRHVGEIVVSLLLIQDLLAILALILISGYGDSIATTLSNLGIVLLALPALAAFAFLSVRFVLLPLIARFDAFHEYIFLVAVGWCLGLATLASMTGLSLEIGAFVAGVSLATSRISQYIAESLRPLRDFFLVLFFFSVGAELNVALLLELLLPTLLLGMALIAVKPGTFALLLGWQGEPKEASWEVGYRLGQTSEFSLLLSYVAVGAALLSVEAAHVIQGATVLTLLLSSYVVIFRYPTPIAVNEALRRD, from the coding sequence GTGCCTGACAGCGGAATTGTAGAATCGTTTTTCCTCATCTTTACTGGTGCGGCGGTGCTCGCCACCGCCGCCCTCTACACACGCCAGCCCCTTCTCGTCGCCTATATCGCCATCGGCTGCCTACTCGGTCCCCATGGCCTGAAACTGGTAGCCGACCCTGACGTTCTCTCCGAAATCGCTGAAATAGGCATCATTTTCCTGCTGTTTCTGGTGGGGCTGGACCTGCCACCGGCGAAACTGCGCAACATGGCGGGAGAGGGTCTGTTGACCGCGCTGGTAAGCACCGGCGTGTTCTTCCTCGTCGGATTCGCTCTCATGCTCGGCTTCGGCTTCTCGACCTCGGATGCGGTAATCACCGGCATCGCGGTAACCTTCTCGAGTACCATCATCGGCATCAAACTGCTGCCGACTACCGTGCTGCACCATCGCCATGTCGGAGAAATCGTGGTGAGCCTGCTGCTCATTCAGGATCTACTGGCCATTCTGGCGCTCATTCTGATTTCAGGCTACGGCGATTCCATCGCGACCACGCTGAGCAACCTCGGTATCGTTCTGCTGGCTTTACCGGCACTCGCGGCGTTTGCCTTTCTGTCGGTGCGCTTCGTATTGCTGCCGCTGATTGCGCGCTTCGATGCGTTTCATGAGTACATTTTTCTGGTCGCGGTGGGCTGGTGTCTCGGACTGGCGACTCTGGCTTCGATGACCGGACTGTCATTGGAAATAGGCGCATTTGTCGCCGGTGTGTCCCTGGCGACGAGCCGCATTTCTCAGTACATCGCAGAATCACTGCGTCCACTGCGTGATTTCTTTCTGGTGCTGTTTTTCTTTTCCGTGGGTGCAGAGCTCAACGTTGCGCTGCTCCTGGAACTGTTGCTGCCGACGCTGCTGCTCGGTATGGCACTGATCGCAGTGAAGCCCGGTACCTTTGCGCTGCTGCTGGGATGGCAGGGCGAACCGAAGGAGGCGAGCTGGGAGGTCGGCTATCGGCTCGGACAGACCAGTGAATTTTCTCTGCTGCTCAGCTACGTTGCGGTGGGTGCAGCCCTGCTGAGCGTGGAAGCAGCTCACGTGATTCAGGGCGCCACCGTGCTCACCCTGCTGCTGTCAAGCTACGTGGTAATATTCCGCTATCCGACACCCATCGCCGTCAACGAGGCGCTGCGCAGAGATTGA
- a CDS encoding YhdH/YhfP family quinone oxidoreductase — MNTFKALLIEKSETGFTRSIVDRSLADLPDGDVLIDVRFSSLNYKDGLSATGNPGVTRKFPHTPGIDAAGVVVESRSSDFSPGDEVIAIGFDLGMNTPGGFGQRIRVPAGWVAHKPDGLTLEQSMILGTAGFTAALCVHKLEMAGMSSAAGPVLVTGATGGVGSVAVMLLAKLGYEVTAVTGKSDQISFLNRIGARAVISREDALEGASKPMLAEQWGGVVDTVGGDILVNGIKGLRYGCSLAACGLVASPQIPTTVLPFILRHVNLLGVDSVQLPLPQKIEIWNKLAGPWKLEELDTLKATLTLEQVSNTLDRILAGKMVGRGLLVH, encoded by the coding sequence ATGAACACCTTCAAAGCGCTGCTGATCGAAAAGTCAGAGACTGGATTCACCCGCAGCATCGTAGATCGATCGCTTGCAGACCTGCCTGATGGCGACGTACTCATAGACGTACGTTTCTCTTCGCTCAACTACAAAGACGGCCTGTCCGCAACGGGCAATCCCGGTGTGACCCGGAAATTTCCGCACACCCCGGGCATCGATGCGGCGGGTGTGGTGGTGGAATCCCGCAGCAGCGATTTCTCACCTGGAGACGAGGTTATCGCAATCGGTTTTGATCTCGGTATGAACACACCCGGCGGGTTTGGCCAGCGGATCCGGGTGCCGGCAGGCTGGGTTGCGCACAAGCCGGATGGTCTGACCCTGGAACAGAGCATGATTCTCGGAACTGCCGGGTTCACCGCAGCACTGTGCGTTCACAAGCTCGAAATGGCAGGGATGAGCAGTGCAGCCGGCCCTGTGCTGGTAACCGGAGCAACCGGTGGGGTCGGGTCGGTGGCGGTGATGCTGCTTGCTAAACTCGGCTATGAGGTCACTGCAGTAACCGGCAAAAGTGATCAGATCAGTTTTCTGAACCGCATTGGTGCGCGCGCAGTCATCAGCCGGGAAGACGCGCTCGAAGGGGCCTCGAAACCGATGCTGGCCGAACAGTGGGGAGGGGTTGTCGATACCGTAGGGGGCGACATTCTGGTCAACGGTATCAAGGGATTGCGCTATGGATGCAGTCTGGCCGCCTGCGGACTCGTTGCATCACCACAGATCCCCACCACTGTTCTTCCCTTCATCCTGCGCCATGTGAATCTGCTCGGTGTCGACTCCGTGCAGCTCCCGTTACCTCAGAAAATCGAAATCTGGAACAAACTCGCGGGACCCTGGAAACTCGAAGAACTGGATACCCTGAAAGCAACTCTCACACTGGAACAGGTTTCCAATACCCTCGATCGAATACTCGCCGGAAAAATGGTCGGAAGGGGCCTGCTCGTCCACTGA
- the sohB gene encoding protease SohB yields the protein MDYLFEYLLFLAQAVTIVAAILLVIAAVASLSMRRQQGDSGHLEIIRLNDRLKDLRDGVRQAVLPPAEFKRILKKDNKAEKKAQKQLAKSSARSGGGSEAGPEERKRRVFVLDFRGDLQASRVKLLRTEVTAVLTLAEAPDEVLIRLESPGGSVHGYGLAASQLDRFKQHGVPLIASVDKVAASGGYLMAAVADRILAAPFAVIGSIGVVAQIPNVHRLLKKHDVDVDILTAGKYKRTLTVLGENTEEGRQKFVEELEDLHSLFQEFVGSRRPALDIEQVATGEAWYGKRALDLKLVDEICTSDEYLAKACMDADVFEVHWVEQKKPIERLLAQAESSLTSLLEQARGVWHR from the coding sequence ATGGACTATCTCTTCGAATATCTGCTGTTCCTCGCTCAGGCAGTCACCATCGTTGCGGCGATCCTGCTGGTGATCGCCGCAGTCGCTTCACTGAGCATGAGACGCCAGCAGGGCGATTCCGGTCATCTGGAGATCATCCGGCTCAATGATCGTCTGAAGGATCTGAGGGACGGTGTGCGGCAGGCCGTTTTGCCCCCGGCTGAATTCAAGCGGATCCTGAAAAAGGACAATAAAGCCGAGAAAAAGGCCCAGAAGCAGCTGGCAAAATCGAGCGCCAGATCGGGCGGAGGATCCGAGGCGGGGCCAGAGGAGCGCAAGCGACGGGTGTTTGTCCTCGACTTTCGTGGCGATCTTCAGGCGAGTCGGGTGAAGCTCCTGCGCACCGAAGTCACTGCAGTGCTCACCCTCGCGGAAGCACCGGATGAGGTGCTGATCCGGCTCGAAAGTCCGGGGGGCTCAGTGCATGGCTACGGTCTCGCCGCTTCCCAGCTCGACCGCTTCAAGCAGCACGGTGTGCCGTTGATCGCTTCGGTCGACAAAGTGGCTGCGAGTGGCGGCTACCTGATGGCGGCGGTGGCGGACCGCATACTGGCGGCACCCTTCGCGGTCATCGGCTCCATCGGAGTCGTCGCCCAGATTCCGAACGTTCACCGCCTCCTGAAGAAACACGATGTGGACGTGGATATACTCACCGCAGGTAAATACAAACGCACCCTTACCGTGCTCGGCGAAAACACCGAAGAAGGTCGCCAGAAATTCGTGGAGGAACTTGAAGACCTGCACAGCCTGTTCCAGGAATTCGTGGGCTCGAGGCGTCCGGCGCTGGACATCGAACAGGTGGCGACCGGTGAAGCCTGGTATGGGAAGCGCGCGCTCGATCTGAAGCTGGTCGACGAGATCTGCACCAGCGATGAGTATCTGGCAAAAGCGTGCATGGATGCGGATGTCTTCGAAGTCCACTGGGTGGAACAGAAAAAGCCGATCGAGCGTCTGCTCGCACAGGCGGAATCCTCACTGACAAGTCTGCTGGAACAGGCTCGAGGTGTCTGGCACCGTTAG
- a CDS encoding SCP2 sterol-binding domain-containing protein, whose amino-acid sequence MAQQTLESLQAQLQKSFLPPASTGMDAVIQLSVGGETLAFRVAGETISFEEAVGRTPDATFFFSDMDTAWNLLSGRADAFSAFMQGTFRADGYLMWAFTMMAMFQSESLPENPVE is encoded by the coding sequence ATGGCACAACAGACGCTGGAGTCCCTGCAGGCGCAACTGCAGAAGTCCTTCCTGCCACCGGCAAGCACCGGAATGGATGCGGTGATTCAACTTTCCGTCGGCGGTGAGACGCTGGCATTCCGGGTGGCTGGAGAGACGATCAGTTTTGAGGAGGCAGTCGGCAGGACGCCGGACGCAACCTTCTTTTTTTCGGATATGGACACCGCATGGAACCTTCTGTCGGGGCGCGCCGATGCCTTCAGCGCGTTCATGCAGGGGACTTTCCGGGCAGACGGCTATCTCATGTGGGCCTTCACGATGATGGCGATGTTCCAGAGCGAGAGTCTCCCTGAAAATCCCGTGGAGTGA